The DNA region ggagatgtccggttagttctacggtacgattctgaaaatctaaatctgaagaacagatacgtctgatacgtaatgcttgactgtacggtatgtttttagtacagtgtcgGGGATGACAACTGCTAGGGGGAGGGGGggcaggtacatatttttatccgtgggtttacggaataggtcagtatatatataatacaatagaTACAAACCTCAGTAACagtatttttatgttttccAATTGCTTTAACACAGATATCTCTTAGTTGTTTTTGATCAACAGACACGGGTAAGTTGTGAATAGCCAACCGCGTCGGTGACACAAATACGTTTAGATTCTTTAACTTTGTACGTTTAATTTGTTCTAAGTTCGttcttttctttatttcggATTCAGAGAGGCCTTCTGCCGATTTTGTTCCCGGACGGATCACTGTAATGAAATTTAGATTGGTgttcagtttaaaaaaagtggTCTGAGATGttgattacaataatattttttttaaatatgtctgTCAATGATTTTGGTCAAAATTAACTGTTTCTTTTTagaagtgaaataattatttgtgttgttgtgtgttttttttctacagaggtgaataactttattaaaactgcaaaatggcctattcagaATCCCaaaaattttttattaatttaattaattttatgtttttgggggacaatacatctttgacaaataaaatattcacacaATACAATTAAGATGTAATATAATTCACTAAAGTCAGTAATATTATTTAAGGCCAAAATATTGCATTGTCAACAAGATACTTGAACAATAATACATACAGTCAAAATGTGGTAGTTTTTTAGGAATACGAAttagtttttcttttgttttttacaaGCACCTTGAGTACTTTGGTGGAATGTTCCCTTAacaaatcttattattattatattaaggtATGACTAAACTTACTTCCTTCACGGAGTAAATAAAGATTAcgtttatctttattttttactttttctttatctttttcTTGAGTTCTTAGTTTGGTTGCTTCTTCTCGGCTTAGTGCCAAATTTAATTGGAGTCTTCGGTTTTTGAAAACAATTCCAGTTtcctgaaaatataaataatattgattaatatAACATTctacaatattgattattatattatattgattaattttaattaattttgaagtTTTTCTGCCAAACGTTTCACTAATTAATcgtaaaaaaaagaagaaaaactcCAAATAACCGTAAAGTGAAAACTGAATGTACGCTTCACTTCGTTAGAGCACCGACAGGTGACGATATAAAAGAAAGATTGCTTGATAATGAATGATTAACTATAAACaatgtatatctatatattaCAGATTCCCTTTCTCAAACACCTGTGTCCAACAAATCATTATTTTCCTTTCGGCTAAAATGATTAAATTGATTAATGATAAAAGATTTCTTTTtacaggaaaaaaaaacaatgtagtTAAACATCAAAGGTTCAGATTAAGTTTCATGTTTTACTAGAAATTGCAGATTATCTGAGAAGATATTTTTAAACTGAAAAAAACCCCATTAATTTGTGCTGTCATAAACCGATTATAAATGCGCTAtaacaatgttatttttatgcaCAGATCTTGTCCCAACCAATCAGCATTAGTTAATAAATGTGAGAAtgttgtatattgtaaatatccTGAGGATTTGATACTAAACGTCTCAGACGTTAAATATGCAGATTAAGGATCAAGTGAAGCAGGTTGGTCAACAACAGTTCAAGGGtcaaaattcaaccaaaaacccattggctggctggcatggcagccaatttgactattttttgccttatattacagttttttaggtaaatacattttttttaaactggataactattaggtaaaattaaaatggcatattcaaccaaaaatgagaataagaattttttttttccgggGGAGAATACATCTTTCAAAATTGATTAGATTTATATTGATTGATGGTTGGTCTATCATTTCAGTTATCTGCAAAGTTAATAGTTAATAGTGATTATCCAtcgttttaaataaaatagaaactTTCCAACATGGTTTTCTTAGGAAAGTGTTCCTTAACAGGGCTGTCTCTTGAATAGGGCttctgatttttatttttgtataatttggttcgcatataacattttatttaaggttatattttatttttttttattttttggctACACTTGGCTAGcaataatactatattattatatatatatcaattatCATATACTtccatttaatttattaattgaaaatgaaattatttaaatgtaaatatagtcGTCCTTATGTTTAACTGAGAAAATTCTAATTCATTGAATCCTCTATGGATACATAATAGCCAACAATACAGTAAATCGTTTTGGAACTAGTGTGTAATTCAGTGTTATACATATATCGAGCGCGAGTTTTTAGTAGTAGGTAATTTTGTGTGTGTTCTATAGTGTTCTTATAGTTCTTGTATTTATATGAATTGTCattttatgattaaaataaagattatttgaAAGTTGAAAGATACAGTGCTATACCACTCTTTTTTTAATATAGTGTACCAAGTTTtttaaagtgtgatgtgcccaaatatggtagtgatatgcccaaatatggtagtgatatgacatcatcatgtccatatatgggcacatcgcattttttttgtcatataaagtttgatagtgtagacagagcttaacaatgtGTACTAtatgtacacgggaccaacAGCTTTAGGTCCCATTTGAAGGATGTGTATTATAAGTAGTAAGGTAGAGACATACCGTTTCTGAAGTAGCAATGCATTCCTCAGCAAGATCTTGCGATTCAAATTTAACAAATGCTGATCCtggtaaaaaaatatcaattaatcaataaaaaacaaagaaataagtatataaaataaaattataaaataaagatcTCTTTCTATACACAAATCAATAAACAATGTTGAGCAGACCTAGGCCCATTTATGATTATTAAAACTTATTAGTTAAGAAAAACAAATCTTCGTTCTTATTGTAGAGCCCTTTATTTTAACGATCACGAAAATAAAATGTGTGCTAAAATCGCGGAATTCCAAATGATGTTGTTTACAGTCGATCAGCCTAGGTTttattagctaggcctaggtaggctaattaatatggaaaaaatgaatataaaatagttACACGAAGAACTTCTAATTGTGTATTCTTTGAAACATTTGTAATCCCcgattatttatattgtttgttcaGGTGTAAATAGTTGGAATTGTAAAATTGCAAAAATTTAGGGCCACGAACATTTTGGCCTTTACAGTATATGAAATCTGTTGTTTTTTGGAGTTcgtaattttgtaatattatattttttgttttgaggaGCTTATTCATTATACAAGCTATGGTTTTgtttaggctcctccactttgTTTAAGTTATTAGTAAAGTGTAAATGAAATTATCTATAGAAATAGTGGCATATTGGTAGTATAATGTGAAAGTGAATTCAGTTTTATTCGTAAGAAAAAATAAGCAGTTACCTCGAAGTCGCTCTGTGCTAGGGTCGATGACAAGCCTACAATATGTTACTTCTCCGTATTCCTCAAACAACTCTGTTAAATCGTCTGCTGTGATATCAAATGGAATGTTCCTGAAAGATAacaaattttacaatttaaaaaaaccatcatttaatttaaaatgaaacttCGGATtggatttacatttttaaccagACCGATATGCAAGTGCTCTTGAGTACAAAAGTCAAGTTTGGGGCGTTGGGGTACTTCaataataatgtgattttttttttatgccaTGGTTGTGCAATGTCAATTAGTTttacattcatctgaatgatAGATAAAACTAAGGCAGGAcggtttaaagcaccttgattggtcttaacattgatcaagggcttctctcgtccagtacCCACCTTCAACAGAGGAAAGGCATgggccaatacgtctgaggcagatactagatacAGGGgttgccataagagtcagcagtgccgATTTCAAATGGGACATACAGCAGTCATTATTCCCAAATGTTCTctcatccaagctctaaccaggcccaacgttgctcaacttcggtgatctgacgaggaCCGGTGTTTCCACATGGTAAGCTGTATATTAAAGTGAATAATTACCTAACAAATACAGTTTTACCGGCTGAAACATCGCTAATTCTCTTAAAACTTGATTTATTATCTGGTTTTTTAACTGTTGGTTGTGTTTTTCCTTCACCATTAGCTTCATCGCCATCAATCTCTTCTTCATCTTTATCTTCATCAATCTCTTCTTCATCGCCATCAATCTCTTCTTCATCTTCATCAATCTCTTCTTCATCTTCATCAATCTCTTCTTCATCTTCATCACTATCGATCTCTTCCTCCTCAGTATCATCTTCCTCCACTTCAGATGTTTCATCAAATTTCTCACTTCCCTCTGAATCCTCCTCATCTGTTATCTTTTCACCTTCATCATCTGACTCATCTATTACAAAAGAACAAATGTTTgccaaatataaaacaaacagataaagtgtgatgtgcccaaatatggtagtgatatgcccaaatatggtagtgatatgacatcatcatgtccatatatgggcacatcacattttttttaaaagaaagttTGATAGAGCTTAATATTCTTTGCTCTAAAACATTCTACACCTAAAAGGCAACGAAATACCAAACAGGTGCGAAAAACCAATTTTAGTTGAAGctaactcagacagcgtcgtacgtcGAGGCCTGTCAAAGCGAGAAAATGAAAGATTCTCAACTCAAGATGACTCGTCTCGTCAGGAATCAACTCAGACAGCACTGACAAGTCAAGAAGTTTCAATCCGTCCGAGTTGGCCAACTACAGTCCTATTATTTTCCATACCAATACcatattatgtttataatttttcAACAAGTACTATGTTCGTTAAAAAGGTTTAAAATCTCTTGTTAACATTCGGCACACAGAGCTTGTTTGCACCAAATAATCTAAAGCTCTGCTTACACTAccaaagtagtttgacaaaaaaaagtgtgatgtgcccaaatatggtagtgatatgccaaaatatggtagtgatatgacatcatcatgtccatatatgggcacaacacatttttttttttaaagaaagtttgATAGAGCTTCACATTTTTTGCTCTTAAACATTCTACACCTTTACCATCAATATTTTCGGTGCTCTCAGCTTTATTTTTACCCGTGATTGCATCATACTTCAGTTTTGGTAAAGACCAATCAACTGCAACTTTTCGTCCTGTAAAACAAGCAGACaaatagtttaattatttaatattaaagatgtattgtcccccaaaaacatgaaaaataaaagttaatcAAATCacactttgaatagattatttgtagttttaataaagttaatcacatccgtagaaaaaaaaattaatgttaaattcaaccaaaaagcCATTGGCTGGCAGTAAATTTGAACGAATCACAGGTACGTGTCGCTTGTCTGCCTatgcctagcgtaacatcaaagcgagctAGGACTATGTATCagaattgacctggcattttatgtaatttaattttcGTAAATTACTTTccataaatctataattatattataatcattattataatcattcctgattcaatgCAAAATGGATCAAAAACTATATtcattttgtagttacgaatatgactggtgatatttgTCAACACGAATATGATTGGGGATCAACTCAAAATGTTCACAAATATGTGACTTAtccatttttgtatttgtagcattgcgaaacctccctaatcaATACACTGATGCAAGATGCTGTCTAAAAACTTTCATTCTGTTAGGCTTTGGGGGAGAGAAGGCAAGCATTACCCAACAAGCCACAAATCTTCACTTACCTAATATTTCCTTAGCATTCATGTCTTTTACAGCTTTTTTAGCAGAATTTAACTTAACAAACTGAACAAAACCAAAGCCAAATATCTTTCCATTATCATTCCCTTTTCTTGGAATGGAAACTTCAGAAATTTCGCCAAACTTCTCAAATGCTTTCAGAAGGTCGTTCTCCCGACACTAAAAGAGAGAAAACAAATAacaatgtgaaaaaaaatgattgaagACTTTAAATTGATATATGACTCAAACAtaagaaattatttttattttattttatgtctttatgcaatgtggccaaggattaccaatagtaaattaatcactgtgcTATCAGCTATGGTAATCCcactgatacaggggctattttgtgaaccagttcaccgggtaTCCCCCTACACTTCTCGAATATttaactgggttctttaaagtgcacacaggttataactgtgtacactagacctacggtttatagtctttattcgagaagacttgttccaacaccagaactaggagcgagtcggcctcgtagagagtgagtggccaagcggttaagacagtgaaaCCTTGCCATAATAACATCAGCAAGGGTTCAAGCCTTACTTGCTCCATAGTTttggtggtagaatgagtcttctcggataaggactagtAAACCGTAAGTCCAGCATACACATGttgctcatgtgcactttaaagaacatagacatctttcgagacgagtagggggttaccacAGTGTACTAGAATACACACAGCCCCTGTCCCACACAGACACTTATAACTCATCTTATTAAGAGATGATttgtcagcatacgctgtttagggtcaaccctctataaataaggtaacattttaaaaaatcatcaaattaCCTTAAATGACAGATTCCTGACAATAAGACGAGCTTTCTTCAGCGTTGTTTGCGAAACTGTTGCATTGTGGGAAGATAGCAAAATCACATCTAAATTCctatcatttatttttactttcttcAACAATGTTTGAGCCGTTTTAGCATCTGTGGGTGACTCGTAGCGAACATATGAAACATTTTTCTCTTCTTCACTTACAGGGAATTTTACCTCTTCAACATTATTGGTTTTACTGCAAAATCATCACACAAAATTATAAGTAACTAGCAAAGACACAATGTAgttaaaaccttcccagtaaaattcatttttatatctCTCTCCCAccgaaaattattatttttttttttttatatatttaggcaaattgccaaggataacaataagcgaattcattcactatccttcttaaaggtggcaatccgttAACAAGccaaacataaacaaagacaTATAACAAGtatttgggagtggagttgtaatttgtcattagaacaAATCTGACatatatgacaggacttgaacccttgGATTgatagccaagcatcataacgactaaaaatgaaaaagGTGGTATTATGGTGCGAAACAAACCTTATGATCTCATTAACATCTTCTTTTGTGGTGTCTTTCAATAGGTTTTTGATGACTAATGTTCTATGAGTTGTAACATTTGATGCAAAAGCTTTTGAAACTTTCTCTTTGGTAACCTTCttacctaaaaaaaaatgttttgaaagaATGTTTTGTTACAAAGAAAtaagaataattatttttagCATTTCTTGATTATTCTAGGCTATATCTCAGGGGAGGATGTAAAAATTGATCAAGAATTGAACCTACAAAAACACTTGACCCTTAGCCGCAAAACCACACCACTAAAAGCCAGCCAGCCATGAGGCTATAAAAAAGCGCATGAATGAGCGATTTTCAATTGCCTCGATtctgccggaatcctaaccactttgtttaatttactatttgtaattatatattagcGGTCCCTACCCACTttgtttattttactatttgtaattatatattaagcgtggttcccactagcgacgcaacaacgtaacgcaacgcaagtgaattgaccaatcacaagcgatggcttattcgcttgtgattgctaaccgtctataacttcgcttgtcattggtcaacacgcttatgttgcgtttacgtccttgcgttacgttctagtgggaaccaagctttagcggTCCCTACCCACTttgtttattttactatttgtaattatatattagcGGTCCCTACCCACTTTTTACAGAAGCCACAAAACATTTATCAACAAACAAATCTTACTTTCAATATCACTTGTTTCTTCATCCTCACTTTCATCATTCCTTTCTatctcttttcttttttttggctTATCTTTTACATTTTTTCGATCAGCAAATTTGACCACCAGTTTTCTACCATTAATGGACTTGTGAGCATGAGTAGCCTTTTCAGCATCTTCcctgaaaacaaacaaataaaacaaatttgattcaactatttattgtacagtagtagTGCCTATTTTTACAGTAGTACAAAACAATCATTTTCATTGGAtggccttttttttaaataatatatttcttaTATGAGTTTGTAATATGGAATGGAAAGTTTAGACtcaacttttattttctttaaatctTTCTCACTACTTCTTTTTGCTTCAATTGTACTCATCTGGATTATGACAATCATGTACAGCCACCGAAGAAGATATGTGTTATACTGTAAActaccttttatttatttatttttttttttacttactgCTAAGCTTCCCTATTTTGGTCTCTGCTTAAAATAAAGtctgtttttatacttattttgaccaccatccacatttatacttaaataattaactagtataaagaaatatatcatattatatttgtggaaaatcaatcaataaacaaacaaacaataccTGGAGGCAAATGTAACATATCCAAATCCACGACATTTATCTTTAActcctgaaaaaataatgataaattactTTTTATAGCCTAGCAAATCATAGAAACATGCCtctaatctaggcctagcctagtagctagctagctaggccctactataTGATGTGTATATTAGGCTAGGTGGTAGGCACATGTGGACCAGTGTTGTACAATTTTGGAACAATCGGCAGCCAGACACAGTTTAGGCCTAGTAgcaagtgtaggcctacactacacagtagtactgtagttgGTTTATACCTGCATGCATGCCGGCGGACAAGCTTCCTGTCGCTCGGCTCAGCCAGCatggttatactgtataaataaagaaCATACAAAacagcctactagcctaggccctagcctactagacGCATCCATTGATTTGGCCTAATAAATTGTAACCTTATTGATTGGATATTACAAACCTTTATCTCTAACAACAAAGCATCGTTTAAGAGGACCGATATCACTAAATATTTCTTCGAATTTATCGTCAGTAGTAAAGAAAGGTAAATTTCTCACAAACAATGTGTTCTGTGAGTGTTCACTGCGTgcggccattttttattgtatgcaAGTGGACAAAGAGGGCGCTTTATATATATTGATACAAATtactgttattttaaaattgaatagaaaaaatattttccttgatttgttttattattccaTACCTAATTCTGAATTATAATATATACgtatacaattatataatttctGTACATAAACTTTGCtgaataaatatgaaataaggAAGAATCATATCGTCAGACCTGACTCAAGAAATGATTTATAGACAGAGCcatttaatgttaaataaaGTTAACGCACTGCCCTCTATCTCAAGTACTTTTAATCAGATTGCTATTACCGGAAATGCTaccccccaccccccccccccgttCCTTCGATCTTTCAAACCTATACCTTTCAGCAATTTATTATGATCgagcacatttttttttatatattttgcttATACTCAACCCCGCTTGACCACTCACTCTCTAcaaggccgactcgctcctagttctggtggtggaacgagtcttctcggataagactataaaccgtaggtccagtttacatagttataacctgtgtgcactttaaagaacccagcaTTATTCAAGAAGCGTAGGGAAATACCACGGtaaactggttcacaaaatagtccttgtatcagggggattaccacctatctgataggacagtgattaatttactatttaaaTATAGTATAACGAACGTTGTTGTGATTCTCAAAAAAACACTCACAACTTTTCCCCGTTTTGGAAAATAAACCTAAACATATTTGAAATGTCGCCCTCATCTGAATCTCCTTGTTTATCCTTAGCCTAGCAATAAGTTCAAGGACCAAGAGAAACAAATTGTTtacaatgttatttatttatatactggGTAACCTTTTCAATCAAAGAGGGAGGGGGCCCAGTTGCTGTGTGTAcaagtacaccggggtaaccccctactcatctcaaactagattctttaaagtgcacacaagctagatgtgtacactggacctacggtttatagtccttatccgaaaagacttgttctaccaccagaaccatgtaGCGATGAGGCTCGAAACCCTTCCCGATGTTAGCTACGTATCACGGTTATTCCACTGTCTAACCGCTCAAAATACAATTACAGTAAGCTTAACCCAGATAAGTTAAACCATTACTTTTCTTATgcttaaaattgaatttaaaagaaCCAATcagaaaaaataaactttattctATGACTATACAGTAAATTTTCTTCAGGGCCAAGATTTATTACGATCCCTGGTACGCCtagatttattttgtattagaTTATTTTGGGACGATCAATATAATTGTCCGCCCCCACTTTTTTCATCTGttatattaatcattataatattacaaatttaagTAACAATAGACACTTTCAAGGCAGCAGTCGAGGCCCTCGCCGCCTCGTCTGAATTTCAATTTTCACCACCCACCCCAATTCCTCAGCACagatcgtcatattttatattaataattgtatttaaagcATCTATGTATGACTCGTCTGTTTTTGACCTCTCGCACGGCCTTGCTTTCACTTGACTCTCAAACTTCCCCTGCGTGATGATACGCGCGCCAGGAGCCTAGCCTATACGCTAGGTCTCATATTCTACCTCTGTCATTGGAAAATTAGCCGTACGACACTCATCAAATATAATCattaatcaaacaaaaaaatctaGATTTATTTAAATGCAAAGTCGAAAGAATGTTTTAAATCAATCtcacattaaattaaatgtaggcctagccctatagctacaaattaaaattaatataaatcttattaaattatattttgagaTCAATAGGCCCTAACAGTACCAAGGTTGTTGGGTTTTTAGCCTAAAGGGAAACATAGTCATCTCTGAGTCATTTATATTGGGCAAATTGCCCATACTTGTGatagtacaggaaaactatgaaatatggttgaaaaaattgcaacagaatttatttttaccacagtgcatttctataaggtccctatataaatatactaaaaGTCTTGAATAAGCTAGGTAAGGGAAATAgggattttttaaaacaaaatggccAACAATGAAAGTGAAAATGtctaaaaaaggacaaaataacaTAAATGATAGATATAATTACCACTTTATAACGTTTTTGCATTTTtgctttataaatttatttacagtTTCTAAGATCTCGTGTTATAAATTAGAAAATGGCcacaaaaaacatatctttaAGTATCTAGATATCCCTACGTTATAATATAGAAAATTCAGTCCTATGCTTAATGCATAGGTCTTCGGTGTCTAATAAATCAGTACTGTCTTAACAATATACTTCAACATTGGTAACGCCAGCGAGGAGGGCTATAGGAAGGGGGATCATATGGGGAACGGTAAAGGGTCCGTCTGCCCCCTTTCCAATGGGAGGATCAGCCATGTTGGGAGAAAAATATGAATTTCCTAATGAACATAAAAAAAGAACTGCAGGAGAAAGTTTTTACTTCATGATGCATGTGTATGACGGGAAGCActgtaaatgtattatatagGTGTAACGTATTTCGTTTGTGCTTTTTATACATGGAATAATCCAGAGGGATGTGATACTACATCCCACCTATCCGGTACAGAAAAAGGTGTGCTTACACCAAACGtccaaaaaatgaaatttgcaTTGGTATagctatatactgtatggagGGAACTAAGGATAATTTGGATAACCTAACGTTATTCTGTGAGAAATTAGTCCTCAAAAAGCCAAACGGCACCTGAAATAAAATCGATTCCCCCAACAACAAATGTTGCAAAATGTCATTGATTGCGTGTCTATTACCAGGTACAGCAGTGAAGGAAAATACTCTTTAAATGGCGTGATGTCTCCATTTTGTGAAGAATGCCATGGCATCAGCACATGCCAAATCCCTATCTATAGACGGGGTATGATAACATGATAATGAACGAATTAATAGATTGCAAAATTGTAGTTTATTGTTTGTGACAGTGTAAATCTAAGTTTTATTAGACACTGTAGTTCTATGAATTAAATGCATATGACTATGCTGTCTATTATAACGTGGTTTGATACTTAGATGTTTGTTTTTGCTGCCATTTTCTAAATAATTGcacttaaattaaaatgtatattgcaGTTGAAATGTTTGAAACTAAAGAAACATAAAAAGCACTGTAAAAACTGCTATCAAGTGGTAATTAGATCTAATTTTTAGGC from Antedon mediterranea chromosome 2, ecAntMedi1.1, whole genome shotgun sequence includes:
- the LOC140040918 gene encoding RNA-binding protein 28-like isoform X2; protein product: MAARSEHSQNTLFVRNLPFFTTDDKFEEIFSDIGPLKRCFVVRDKGVKDKCRGFGYVTFASREDAEKATHAHKSINGRKLVVKFADRKNVKDKPKKRKEIERNDESEDEETSDIESKKVTKEKVSKAFASNVTTHRTLVIKNLLKDTTKEDVNEIISKTNNVEEVKFPVSEEEKNVSYVRYESPTDAKTAQTLLKKVKINDRNLDVILLSSHNATVSQTTLKKARLIVRNLSFKCRENDLLKAFEKFGEISEVSIPRKGNDNGKIFGFGFVQFVKLNSAKKAVKDMNAKEILGRKVAVDWSLPKLKYDAITGKNKAESTENIDDESDDEGEKITDEEDSEGSEKFDETSEVEEDDTEEEEIDSDEDEEEIDGDEEEIDEDKDEEEIDGDEANGEGKTQPTVKKPDNKSSFKRISDVSAGKTVFVRNIPFDITADDLTELFEEYGEVTYCRLVIDPSTERLRGSAFVKFESQDLAEECIATSETETGIVFKNRRLQLNLALSREEATKLRTQEKDKEKVKNKDKRNLYLLREGMIRPGTKSAEGLSESEIKKRTNLEQIKRTKLKNLNVFVSPTRLAIHNLPVSVDQKQLRDICVKAIGKHKNTVTEARIMRDLARKNSSGVCKSLGYGFVGVNNHENALKLLNHLNNNQEVFGPKKRPIVGFSLENRTALELKEKRRQKSKKITIEKRKYDESKNYEVEQKPSKKSKPNKSVTGNLNDSTFVERKLQAKKQGLPKHFGPKERWRDRGKQEKTKKGNQLSAAKLQKPTNGEEKQKKKKKVKISSSSRRNKGKDEERHFNKLVESYKKKISDVTKERKVTSKWFE
- the LOC140040918 gene encoding RNA-binding protein 28-like isoform X1, which produces MAARSEHSQNTLFVRNLPFFTTDDKFEEIFSDIGPLKRCFVVRDKGVKDKCRGFGYVTFASREDAEKATHAHKSINGRKLVVKFADRKNVKDKPKKRKEIERNDESEDEETSDIESKKVTKEKVSKAFASNVTTHRTLVIKNLLKDTTKEDVNEIISKTNNVEEVKFPVSEEEKNVSYVRYESPTDAKTAQTLLKKVKINDRNLDVILLSSHNATVSQTTLKKARLIVRNLSFKCRENDLLKAFEKFGEISEVSIPRKGNDNGKIFGFGFVQFVKLNSAKKAVKDMNAKEILGRKVAVDWSLPKLKYDAITGKNKAESTENIDDESDDEGEKITDEEDSEGSEKFDETSEVEEDDTEEEEIDSDEDEEEIDEDEEEIDEDEEEIDGDEEEIDEDKDEEEIDGDEANGEGKTQPTVKKPDNKSSFKRISDVSAGKTVFVRNIPFDITADDLTELFEEYGEVTYCRLVIDPSTERLRGSAFVKFESQDLAEECIATSETETGIVFKNRRLQLNLALSREEATKLRTQEKDKEKVKNKDKRNLYLLREGMIRPGTKSAEGLSESEIKKRTNLEQIKRTKLKNLNVFVSPTRLAIHNLPVSVDQKQLRDICVKAIGKHKNTVTEARIMRDLARKNSSGVCKSLGYGFVGVNNHENALKLLNHLNNNQEVFGPKKRPIVGFSLENRTALELKEKRRQKSKKITIEKRKYDESKNYEVEQKPSKKSKPNKSVTGNLNDSTFVERKLQAKKQGLPKHFGPKERWRDRGKQEKTKKGNQLSAAKLQKPTNGEEKQKKKKKVKISSSSRRNKGKDEERHFNKLVESYKKKISDVTKERKVTSKWFE
- the LOC140040918 gene encoding RNA-binding protein 28-like isoform X3, whose product is MAARSEHSQNTLFVRNLPFFTTDDKFEEIFSDIGPLKRCFVVRDKGVKDKCRGFGYVTFASREDAEKATHAHKSINGRKLVVKFADRKNVKDKPKKRKEIERNDESEDEETSDIESKKVTKEKVSKAFASNVTTHRTLVIKNLLKDTTKEDVNEIISKTNNVEEVKFPVSEEEKNVSYVRYESPTDAKTAQTLLKKVKINDRNLDVILLSSHNATVSQTTLKKARLIVRNLSFKCRENDLLKAFEKFGEISEVSIPRKGNDNGKIFGFGFVQFVKLNSAKKAVKDMNAKEILGRKVAVDWSLPKLKYDAITGKNKAESTENIDDESDDEGEKITDEEDSEGSEKFDETSEVEEDDTEEEEIDSDEDEEEIDEDEEEIDEDEEEIDGDEEEIDEDKDEEEIDGDEANGEGKTQPTVKKPDNKSSFKRISDVSAGKTVFVRNIPFDITADDLTELFEEYGEVTYCRLVIDPSTERLRGSAFVKFESQDLAEECIATSETETGIVFKNRRLQLNLALSREEATKLRTQEKDKEKVKNKDKRNLYLLREGMIRPGTKSAEGLSESEIKKRTNLEQIKRTKLKNLNVFVSPTRLAIHNLPVSVDQKQLRDICVKAIGKHKNTVTEARIMRDLARKNSSGVCKSLGYGFVGVNNHENALKLLNHLNNNQEVFGPKKASNRWIFIRKQNCS